In the Sus scrofa isolate TJ Tabasco breed Duroc chromosome 7, Sscrofa11.1, whole genome shotgun sequence genome, one interval contains:
- the KCTD20 gene encoding BTB/POZ domain-containing protein KCTD20 isoform X1: protein MNAHRSTESDRSLRQEASCLMDEASAVAPEKEANILASSGLQTLAYPLGPRNDDLSLDYASQPANLQFPHMMPLPEDIKGSCFQSGNKRNHDPFIAPERFGNSTVGFGSNIHSQAPEKVTLLVDGTRFVVNPQIFTAHPDTMLGRMFGPGREYNFTRPNEKGEYEIAEGISATVFRTVLDYYKTGIINCPDGISIPDLRDTCDYLCINFDFNTIRCQDLSALLHELSNDGAHKQFDHYLEELILPIMVGCAKKGERECHIVVLTDEDSVDWDEDHPPPMGEEYSQILYSSKLYRFFKYIENRDVAKTVLKERGLKNIRIGIEGYPTCKEKIKRRPGGRSEVIYNYVQRPFIQMSWEKEEGKSRHVDFQCVRSKSLTNLVAAGEDVLEDQEILMHHPPQVDELDRLNAPLSQMVSNDFQD, encoded by the exons ATGAACGCTCACCGTAGCACTGAGAGCGACAGGTCATTGCGGCAGGAGGCCAGCTGCCTCATGGAtgaagcctcagctgtggccccggaaaaagaagcaaatatccTGGCTTCTTCTGGTCTTCAGACTCTTGCTTATCCTCTAGGTCCCAGGAATGATG ACCTTTCACTTGACTATGCCTCTCAGCCAGCAAATCTTCAGTTCCCTCACATGATGCCGCTTCCTGAAGACATCAAAGGCTCTTGCTTCCAAAGTGGGAATAAACGGAACCACGATCCCTTCATTGCTCCAGAGCGATTTGGAAATAGCACTGTGGGCTTTGGCAGTAACATTCATTCCCAGGCGCCAGAGAAAGTGACACTGCTTGTAGATGGCACACGTTTTGTTGTGAATCCACAAATTTTCACTGCTCATCCGGATACCATGTTGGGAAG GATGTTTGGACCAGGAAGAGAGTACAACTTCACACGGCCCAATGAGAAGGGTGAATATGAGATTGCGGAAGGAATCAGTGCAACTGTATTTCGAACGGTGCTG GACTACTACAAAACTGGTATCATCAATTGTCCTGATGGAATCTCAATCCCAGACCTTAGAGACACGTGCGATTATCTCTGCATTAACTTTGACTTCAACACTATCCGATGTCAGGATCTGA GTGCTTTGCTGCATGAACTGTCTAACGATGGTGCTCACAAGCAGTTTGACCACTACCTCGAAGAGCTGATCCTGCCCATCATGGTGGGCTGTGCCAAGAAAGGGGAGCGGGAGTGCCACATCGTCGTGCTGACGGATGAGGATTCTGTGGACTGGGATGAAGACCACCCCCCACCCATGGGGGAGGAATATTCCCAAA ttctttataGCTCTAAGCTGTACAggtttttcaaatatattgagAATCGGGATGTTGCTAAAACAGTGTTAAAGGAACGGGGCCTGAAAAACATTCGCATTGGAATTGAAG GTTATCCTACctgtaaagaaaaaattaagaggagACCTGGCGGCCGGTCTGAAGTCATCTATAATTATGTACAGCGCCCCTTTATCCAGATGtcatgggaaaaggaagaaggaaaaagtcgCCATGTGGATTTCCAGTGTGTTCGGAGCAAATCCCTCACGAATCTGGTAGCTGCTGGAGAAGATGTCTTGGAGGACCAAGAGATACTAATGCATCACCCGCCCCAAGTAGATGAACTTGACCGGCTGAACGCCCCACTTTCTCAGATGGTTTCTAACGACTTTCAGGATTAG
- the KCTD20 gene encoding BTB/POZ domain-containing protein KCTD20 isoform X2: MNAHRSTESDRSLRQEASCLMDEASAVAPEKEANILASSGLQTLAYPLGPRNDDLSLDYASQPANLQFPHMMPLPEDIKGSCFQSGNKRNHDPFIAPERFGNSTVGFGSNIHSQAPEKVTLLVDGTRFVVNPQIFTAHPDTMLGRMFGPGREYNFTRPNEKGEYEIAEGISATVFRTVLDYYKTGIINCPDGISIPDLRDTCDYLCINFDFNTIRCQDLILYSSKLYRFFKYIENRDVAKTVLKERGLKNIRIGIEGYPTCKEKIKRRPGGRSEVIYNYVQRPFIQMSWEKEEGKSRHVDFQCVRSKSLTNLVAAGEDVLEDQEILMHHPPQVDELDRLNAPLSQMVSNDFQD, encoded by the exons ATGAACGCTCACCGTAGCACTGAGAGCGACAGGTCATTGCGGCAGGAGGCCAGCTGCCTCATGGAtgaagcctcagctgtggccccggaaaaagaagcaaatatccTGGCTTCTTCTGGTCTTCAGACTCTTGCTTATCCTCTAGGTCCCAGGAATGATG ACCTTTCACTTGACTATGCCTCTCAGCCAGCAAATCTTCAGTTCCCTCACATGATGCCGCTTCCTGAAGACATCAAAGGCTCTTGCTTCCAAAGTGGGAATAAACGGAACCACGATCCCTTCATTGCTCCAGAGCGATTTGGAAATAGCACTGTGGGCTTTGGCAGTAACATTCATTCCCAGGCGCCAGAGAAAGTGACACTGCTTGTAGATGGCACACGTTTTGTTGTGAATCCACAAATTTTCACTGCTCATCCGGATACCATGTTGGGAAG GATGTTTGGACCAGGAAGAGAGTACAACTTCACACGGCCCAATGAGAAGGGTGAATATGAGATTGCGGAAGGAATCAGTGCAACTGTATTTCGAACGGTGCTG GACTACTACAAAACTGGTATCATCAATTGTCCTGATGGAATCTCAATCCCAGACCTTAGAGACACGTGCGATTATCTCTGCATTAACTTTGACTTCAACACTATCCGATGTCAGGATCTGA ttctttataGCTCTAAGCTGTACAggtttttcaaatatattgagAATCGGGATGTTGCTAAAACAGTGTTAAAGGAACGGGGCCTGAAAAACATTCGCATTGGAATTGAAG GTTATCCTACctgtaaagaaaaaattaagaggagACCTGGCGGCCGGTCTGAAGTCATCTATAATTATGTACAGCGCCCCTTTATCCAGATGtcatgggaaaaggaagaaggaaaaagtcgCCATGTGGATTTCCAGTGTGTTCGGAGCAAATCCCTCACGAATCTGGTAGCTGCTGGAGAAGATGTCTTGGAGGACCAAGAGATACTAATGCATCACCCGCCCCAAGTAGATGAACTTGACCGGCTGAACGCCCCACTTTCTCAGATGGTTTCTAACGACTTTCAGGATTAG